From Malaya genurostris strain Urasoe2022 chromosome 2, Malgen_1.1, whole genome shotgun sequence:
aaatgcgttgaCTTTcatcagaacaacgtcgaaaaattgtgtacaaatggtgcacagagcgcggactgtcactgagaaagatagcaaaaatggaaggagtaaatgaaaaagccgtgcgaaatgcaatcaggaagttcggtgaggataacagcttcgaggataaaccgaaaacgggtcgaaaaaaggtcctgctaaccctcagttggataaacgtatactgaaggcgttcgagcaaaagaaggaggttttagttcgggatgtggccaaaaaagtgggcacttcgaagacaaatgttcttcgtgctaaagaacgtttgaatcttcgagtctataagaagcagaaacaaccaaaacgtagtccgaaacaagaagcatcgatcaggccgagggttcgaaagctgtacaatgcgattcttgctggaaatttgaactgcataatcatggacgatgaaacctacgtgaaactcgattacaaatccttgccgagaccACGATATTATACGGatgacaaatggcattatgccaaatgatcattatgccaaaagactattatgccaaataaccgttatgccaaataaccgttATGCCAACTAACCGTTATGCCAaaaaaccattatgccaaatagcgttatgccaaacggtataaTGCCAAAAgatgttatgccaaacgggcggCACTCCACATAATGTGTGTTATTTTTGTCACTAGCATATCCAATTACTTTGCTCTCCTTATAGAACTGAATGTAGACTACGTTATTCGTGTTATTTAACTGCAGCAAATGCACCTGTTTTATTTCGAGGTGCATTTGTTCTACGAGCGAGGTTTCAATTTATTGCATCCCGTTCGAAGTCAGAAACGACATTATATTTTCGTATTGGTGGCGATcctttttgttcgtttggtttaaTTATTTCTAAACCGTATTAATATGATCATATGCGAGAATTAAAGACTGTATTTATGCATGCAACATGCAACAATTCCGTCTGTGTATAGTTGGCCTTGATATGAAAATCGCGGAAaggaaaaacgatattttaacgacaaattttttttttgctgaatatgcgtgCCCCAAGCTTCTCTTTTGCGAACCGTACACCAGAGTGTTCACCGACATGTACATTCCGGTGAAAATATCTGTGTTCACCTCAGAGAATTCGAGCGCTCTACTCTAGCACTTCGATGTGATCCAGTGctaggagagaaaaaaaataaaaacgcgATGTCATGATGCGTGTACATTTTGTGGAACAGTTGTGCAAGGCCGATTGATGGCATTTAATTCAAAAAATGTTGGAATcgtcttttacatcaacaatttCCTACATTTGATTAATTTATTCTCGTATTTTTATTTGTTAATCATTTTAGTTTATTGTTATTACTTACATCTCATGTAGGGGAGACCAGGGCTAGTTGGCCGAACGGCCGATTGGCAGAGTAGCTTTTCTGAAAAGGCCATTATGCGCAGTAGCGACTTCTATAATGAGTTTGTTGGATCATTAGATCACCCACGTACCGACGTGTTTCAGTGTTGtcgtcaaggatggcttttatcgtatcaaagaacgttcactagcaactcttcaatgattgaatcagtgccatcaaagagaaacggaaattatcgcaacaacaaaaacctggcatggctcatttaacatagaatcgacaccagtgcgagagcgaatttctctcgatgacatttctgagaatcaaaggttagcacgctgctgtggggatcctctctgaagcaacaaacggtcgcttattctcgtctcgcgatccgattctatacaggcagttgacaattgcgatagaatcattttactattgccgcttactctaactatgtgcatataacctttgtataagttgtgtctatgaaaatgtctgtgaatgctccacacaagggttttgaaatattgcaacctagtatgagaatcatcaagttgaatcatcgattcgattttctgcgataattgtcaacttgcgattctctcttgggaaattccacacagcaacgatcattatctgactgtaaatttctttcaagggcgtgaaatactcagagtatgaagtggagcgaaaaaatgtagcaaaattctctcaaggttcatgcattgagagactcgagttcttgtagcgtattctaccggattgaaaatgttgtatacaatatagatagcaatatagcagcttctgtcaaattttcggcaatcaccaacactggttgtcGTTTGTGCAGGAGTACGTTTTTCTAAAGTAATACGTGTAACGTGGatcaatttatatttgatttccaAAAACGTGGTATTATTGGAAAGGGTATTCAAAACTTTATGAAATAGCATATCGGTTTTCAGTATAACCTtacatttatttttgttaatagTGATTGTTCTCAAAAACATTCATTGGGTCAGGATGGCCGAGTTTTGTGCGGGGTTGGTCGGCCGAGTTGTAATTTTAGCTTGTAAGTAAAGTAAAGTGCACTTGGAAATATTACTCTTTTTTTGGACGGAATTGGTTAGTATGTTTATATTGATGATTATAAGGAAAAACATACATGAGAAATAAGTAAtggaaataaatcaaaatcattgatAAATAGAAATAAGATATCAGAATCATTAAAAGTTGGAATTTATCGATATAAAAGATTATTCCAGTATTTTATTAATCAAATCCCATCAAAACTTTTAGCATTTAGAGTTCTTGACAGGATTTCTCGAAGATTAACTCAACTTCGAACAATCAGTAAGAATCTGCTGCAGATGTAAGCCATCCTGAAAATAACAGACCTCTCTTCAAGGCAAGTATGCGAACTGATTCGGAGGAGCTTCAAGGTGAATCGCGAATTGATCCAAAATTTTACCAATTCTCAAAAAAAGTAGCATTGGTggagtaaaaaatgaaaccaagcgtAAGCGCGAACGCTGGAAAAGGTAGAAAGGAAGCTGAAAAAGTTCACTCATGCTGCCGAAACTAATTCCAGGATAGTTAAAAAGACTCAAAACCTAAAAAGGGGAGTTTTTTCACGTACTTACATAATAAATTGATGAATACTAACTTTTGtccattttttatatatataaaaaataggtatagaattcgctcaaactttagaaaatttttccgaggcccggagggccgagtgtcatataccaatctatacagctcgacgaattgagcaaatgtccgtgtgtgtgtatgtgtgtgtgtatgtatgtgtgttgtcaactaagaggtcgagatctcagatatggctggaccgattttgatcaaactagtcgcaaatgaaagatatccccatcacccagaacgctattgaatggttttgagatcggatgtttacttttcgagttatacgaagctttatgtcaaaattttcagttttttgacagtatctgtcacatttgaccttgaaaacagaatatgtctcCAGACCTAGATTTCGcacgataatagctatccaacaagctattatcctgaggtggatttaactgacttcggctacaccgattttcgaattccggttccagtatcgaatcgattctcaaagctcaatctttTTCTCAAAGaagaccaaatcgaatttcaaaaacaaaaattcaaattaaaggatttatggttcCATATCAAATTAATGAatcttatccgattctggaatgagggtgatgagtttttaaaattcatttggatATAAAATATGAAGATCAAAaacagcttcaaagttggactctaAACTATTGCAAtgcattcgtcatattaatttatggccatacgaatcgttttaggTTATCGGCACTAGAAGTACcgcaaataatgacgaaaagctCTAaactggaacttacttcgatatctcatggaatgttcaatcgatttgcacacgtttagattcaaattcgatcagatttgcagtttcgacattagggTAATGAGTAAATAGAACATTAAATTGTCGcatgaaacgacggtcattaaaataatgtcatgagaactaaaacaccgaaaaatattcatgcaaaaaaacacatgcggaagttaaaaaatggtatcatctcactgctaggtggattaagcacgtttttaactaatgaaaatgtttattgatacaattgatgtgtttcacatattttttaaaactcgGCCGGGGTAGGCTctggggttggttggccgatttttttctcagcacttgattgttaataactacttttctgatttttattcaggaatgaaaaaaatcacatatgTGCTCGAAAGATGTATCTTCATGACAGAGCAAAGCATTTATCAAAACGTCTAACCAGAAAGAGTACAGAAACTCCGAAAGCGAAACTCGGCCAACTAGTCCCGGTCTTTTATTATGTAGCAAACTGCCACTTTCAACGGTATCACATTTCTGGAAATCGGATGTAAATTGATTCGCATTACACACATTACTATACAAACATTGAAATTTACTCTCCAGCACagaaaaaataacacaaaaaaccCGATATTAGGCCGGTACATGAGTGATCCAATACCCCTTCAAAATCACTGTAGATGTCACCCTTCGGTCAACCAACAACGGTCTCCCCTACAGTCCTTAATGCGTGAAAATATTGCCTTTGAGGTAGGACCCTCAatggttttttttataatttaatttttacatGATATCTGTAAAGATGTTGATAAAGAATCGTACTCTAACACTGATCGAATAATTTATTTCCTTGAATGCTTTTCAGTTTTCAATCTATCGCTTATCACATCATAACCAAGAAGTTTCTCAACATTGACACACCCTGATGTAAAATTAGTTCTATACCTTTGCTAATCATTCGCTTTTATAAATTGCAGGTTTCCACCAGCGTGACGAGCGACCTTCCCTTACGATGAAGGGTTGGTTCGATGCCTTTCGAGACGATGGAGCGCCCACGCTGTACTCGTTTTCGAACCGAACCCCCGTCACCGGCGATGTTTCGATTGTGGCCGTTTGCGTCATGTTTGCCACTATCTATTTGGCATTTCTGGTCATCTTCCCCGGTGTGCGAAAACAGGTAACAGCTCCCCTTCAATATCGATCGAATTGCATAAGACAAAACGGCCTCACATGAGTCTGGCGGTTTACTATTATTGGTCTGCCTCGTGAACAACATACCGAAGAGCCTCGTGTGAGCTTGGATTTAAATATCATTGCATCAATCCTCGATTGAGCTGGAAGCTAGTCGAAACACGGTCAACCACCCAGCGAACCATGCACAAATGCGCCACTCCACCAAACAAATACAGCTTGCATTTTGGTGCTGAATCCATACTCATACGATCGTCGGTACACCAATCGCTGCCTGCGAATCCACTGGACGATTATACACCTAATAAATCCTTATACAGAACCAATAAGTATCCAGTCAAACGATCGTAATTATAGCTATTACATGTTTCTCTTTCGAAGATAAATAGCGGCGTAATAAAAGTGTGCGCCAGCGTTGAGATAGGTCAAGAAAATCGTCGGAATCTATGTGTGTAACTTTGCACAATTTCCAACGGTTCAACATTATGACTGAATAAATTGTCCCCAAAGTGCAGGCTCGGAATCATCTGTgaccaaaaaaaaacgatgtaAACATAAAATTCCACCGCACAGCACCTTTATGCAATTCGGAGAATGTCTATGctgatttctttttttatttactttGAACAACATGAATCTTGTTAGTTTTAGGAACAAAAAATCAACATGatcatttttttattctttcagagatTCACAACTTTTACGTCAGTTACGCTTAGTTTATTCGTAGGACTAGTCATTTTAGGTAAGTAATACCACTTTCCATATTGCTCTGAATTACTTTATGTAGGTCGCGTCCGTTTAATATTTTGAACACGACTTAATTCCGTGAGCTAACAATCGTTCATGTTTGCTACATAGTAAAAGAACCAAAAGCTTGTAAAGCCATTAAGCTTAGTATAAATAGTTGAAATAAATCCAACTGAGAAAAAATACTACCCAGTGAGATGGCCATTCTCGTTCCTCATTCTTCCTATTCTCTTATTGATTGCAGTTACACGCCTTGGTTCAGCCTGGCACGTGGCCCATTCGACCATCGTCGCCCCCTACAAAGCATTCTCCCGAGAGAAACTGCCTGCCAAACTCGGAGCTCACATCGGATTGATGCATATAAATATAACACTGGTGGCGCTTCCGGTCGGAAACTGGACACCTCCGGATATCGACTTCAACGAACAGTTCAGCTGGAATCAAGCAAATGACATGGGGAATTCCTATCGCAACGCACTTCAGCGTGGTTTGCCATATCCCATTCTGACCGTGGCAGAGTATTTCAGTCTGGGACAGGAAGGGTTCGCCTGGGGTGGCCAATATCGGGCAGCCGGTTATTACGCCAGTATCCTACTGTGGCAAGTCTTGCCGATGATTATCGACTGCTGTCTGGTCCAACGATGAATCACTCAATTCAGATTTTATTGTTTGCAGGGCTTCGTTCGCGTCATGGCTACTGATGAATCTACTCCTGGTGGCCGTTCCCCGTTACGGGGCCTACACGATGACACTGACGGGGATCCTGCTGATCGGGGCTAGCATCGGTTACAGCATGATGCTACCGAAGCGACCATTGACTATCTACATCGAGGGAGGCCACATCAGTTTCCAGCTGGGTTGGTGCTTCTGGCTTGTACTGGTCGCAGGTTAAGTATCGTTGGTTTGTTGTCTTAAGTATGGATTTTGTTTGTCTTTCCTTTTTGGTTATTCATATTATTGaaccaaatttattttttattctttgCTTTGAGGTAGAAAAACTAATTTCAGAGGTTTTTCCTTCTCTCCTGTGAAACCATCTTTTGAGAATCCTTGGAAATGAACTAGAAAGTTATGGGTCTACTTGGTAGATCCGAAATTGTGCGAATCTACTTCACCAAGTTTTCATTCGATATAGATTACTCAAAAAATATATGTATTACCTTTCAATGTCAGATAcgtaaccggatgacgtgaatatgaGTAATGTACGATTCAAATAGTCCGTCTCCTTCCATCactgtcaccggaacgtcagcgtttctttaccggaacgtttaATACTTTCGGGGTTTTCACACGTTCCGttcgtcaagacgttccgtgacggtgacatTGTATCTCCATAAAAACGCATTCTACTAATTTTGACAGGGACGGTGATGGATGTTGACTGCTGCGGAAGGTGACGGATCATacttaaagactgtctcagaaagtatgaacgcactttaatttcgttgtaaataattcacaagtgttagatattcaaattttattctatatactgataatattagactacaacaacagaatattattctaaacatttgctacttagccattgtagactagctggtgcaccttcttgctaacgttcctcattaaattccgtacagactcttggcgacaagttttgacacttttttccaatctttttcgagctgttgaatggtttcggctgccgagacatgtttcctaagatgtgccttcgttaatgcccaaaattcctcaattggtcgaagttgtgggcaatttggtggattcatgtcttttgggacgaaagtgatatttttgtagtataccattctaccgttgatttcgaatagtggcaagaagcaagatctagccagaagacaacaggatccttgtggcttcgaatcgtgggtagaagtcgtttttctaAGCATTCCTTGATgtttatttcgctgttcattgaagcagtgggattgtgggtttcgaaatcttaccgcagctacaaattgcttgccagaccatagctttcttaccaaatttttcgacttcaatcgatgtctcggactggtttaacacttgcccttctcgcaccgtataatattgtggtcccggcaaggatttgtaatcgagtttcacgtaggtttcgtcgtccatgattatgcagtttaaatttccagcaagaatcgtattgtatagcttttgaaccctcggccagatcgatgcttcttgtttcggactacgttttggttgtttctgcttcttataggttcgaggattcaaacgttctttagcacgaagaacatttgacttcgaagtgcccacttttttggccacatcccgaactaaaaccttcttcttttgctcgaacgccttcagtatacgtttatccaactgagggatagcaggacctttttttcgacccgttttcggtttatcctcaaaggtattatcctcaccgaacttcctggttgcatttcgcacggctttttcacttactcctttcacttactcctttcatttttgctatctttctcagttacaatcagcgttttgtgcaccatttgtacacaattttttgacgttgttctgaTGAAAGtcaacgcatttcgaaacaaactaatgaaaacgaataaacaactgcacaagtggttagagaagagtgtaaacaacaggacgcagccataaaaattgacagattctaaacTATTGCGaagtggcagcggtttttggttgcgtccatactttctgggacagtctttaaaaagGATTGTTCAAGTTATGTTATGTAAAACACTATTGAGGGCTCTTTTTACATGCAAAAGAGCAGTAGGAACTTGTTATATTACTGGTCCAAGTCCAGACCTTGGAACTGGACCTGGTCTGACTATATTACTAGATCAGGACACGTAATATGGTAAGTCCTGATTCTTGTTCTGGAAGTTTCAGGTCCTTTATCTGGATCAGTATGTGGCAGACCAAACCCTAGGTTTGGgttcagaaactgaattctgaaacttgaTTCtgagttttaaaacaaaattctgaaactgaatttaaaaactgaatctgaattctcgaACTAAATCTTTGACTCCAAAAATTCTTACCTGATCCTAAATTTTAGTGTCAGAATCCATAATTCAGTTGCaagatccaggtccagaattaagTTTCAGATCTCAGTTTCTGAGTCTAGATATTACTGATCCATTACAGCATACTGTTTCCAGAACTCAGCACAACAATGTTGGGCCGCCATTCCGGGAACTGAATCCTGAACCGGGATTCTGAACACAGAATCGAAACTCTCAAACTGAACTTCTGACCTGAATTTTGGTCTCAATCTGAACCTGTAATTTATCTTCAGTTTAATTCTCTCGCAGAACTTGAATGTTAGTTCTACAGTTTATGTTAGGAATAAAGTTCCAGAAACCAGGTCCGGAATTTAGAGTCAGAAATCCgaatctggatctgaattctaaacctgaattttTACGTgagtacgtcttactttactatggagcaccTTTTCGCTCTTTGTAGAATGTCTCGAGTTACTCTGAACACAATCACATATTTTTTGTCATCAGGAATAtgatcaacagtttatgtttaagttttcaacagtgtgagataaccagaaATAATTCAATTAAGTTTCTTCGGAATTTTGGAAACAATAAGAacagtggcataacagttcaacgtaaactgttatgcactgacgagtctaagacgaaacgtaatgaTAATGAACAAGAACAACGCTTCCTAACCTTTTTCGAAGAAAACAGGTTTAGAATATAAAACTGCTTTCACCGAACCCTAATTCTGGAATTACTGTTTTGGAACTGAACCTATTGCCTTATATTATTTTCTCGAATCTAGAATTCTGATTTAggaattcaacttcagaattctagAACAAAACTTTAGATATGAATTTAGGATCTGAATTCTATAACTAAATTTCAGCTCTGATCTCCGagactgaattttgaaacttacTTCTGAACCAGAGTTCAATTCAttaattcagtttcataatttagttcctgaactcagtttcagacattaatttcttttttttatatcgtttatttatacccggattcaacctaattttggtcgttcgccgggtttgtATCCAAAAGTGAAGGGGTGTGAAATCATGTGGAGAGGGGGAGGGAAGGTATTTGTAAATTATAATGTGTTATTTTACAATTAATATTTATCAGAGGTTCTAGAGTTTTGATGGCCGCGGAGTAACATCCTCATGGGGTTCAGCCCCCGGTGGATGGCCGCAGACTAAGTCAGTCCGGATCTAGTCTCTAAGGATCTAGatctagataattttttttgagaatggATGTATCTGGGGGTGTTAGTTCTGCTTCATAGATGGTGGAGTCGTACTTTAAAATCCGGGCGAATGTTAGAAGTCGAGCGGAAAATATTAGATACGGAGGCGCTGTCCGTTGGGGGCCGAATTTAGAACGGGAGTCATTGTTTGGTGTTTTGATGGTGAGGGAGAGATTGTTTGGGGTGTGGTAATGACGGGTTTGGTTAGGTGGTTGGAGTAAGGTTTTGGTTTATTGCAGTGGGTGTGTGGGACGAGAAGTAATGCGTGTTAGGGGGAGATCTGTCGGGTGGGAGTTCAAGCTGCTATCTTGTTGAGCTGGTGTGTGTGGGCATCGTGGGAGGGTTATGGAAGAGGTTTGTATGAATGGTTATATGGAGTCAAAAATTTTTCCATCTTTGAGGAGGAGGATTAAAGTTATCTCTGCTACGGGTTCATTTGAAAGGATGTTTCTGATGGAGGTGCCTATGTTGTAATGTTCTCGGAGGTTATGAAGCTCCGGACAGTTGGCTGAAATGTgctccacagactaacagacatgacagtatgagtaaattcttataaaaaaaatttttcgtgatgcactagctccacctatattgtactgcgcgaactatttactatctgtacaccccttgtgttatgtaaaagttttcttactagttggtttcccctcgtttgtcaacaccgatcagctggttgcagggatgcctgatttcaacaaaatatttgaaaatgaatcgtcacaataaattattggattacgttgataatatatttaactttttcgcgatgttggaaggtaaccatttatttgactcaacgttgttcatctagactattttttattgtgttggtagttttcaccagaaattaggtggcggcagaccagaagcaagtaaatattgtaacaaaacgggttcgattttgtcttgcgttggaggatgagaaataggcacaattatgtatatagttttggcaatatgtattaaatctgtttcCTGCATgacattcgcatggacgtatacaaatcaatacattacaggtaattctgtatgaatggcaactctgttggtaaataaaaaaataaacacagtctagatgacagacatgatgtttttgatagggtaacgtggcgccatcatgacacatgtgagtactgtcccaaataaaggaatattcgaaatgaccgttaaaatgattgaagaatctaatttgagtgtcctgtctgttagtctgtgtgtgCTCCACTGTAATCGGGATATTACAGCAAACTGTGGCATTCCTGCCACAGTATGTTTCAATTGCCTGGACAAAGAGGTGTCTAAATCCTCCCGTCTCCAGAGCGGTAATTACCGCTAGGGAGTCCGAGAAGATCACGGCATCGGACCCCGGGGTTATGATCTTTATACACGCTAGAATGACGGCAGCTTTCGCCGAGAACACCGAGCAAAGGGGGTTTAGGCTACGGCGAATGGAGGTGTCAGGTCCCTAAACACCGAGCCCGGTGCCAGATTTTGTCCGTGAGCCGTCAGTATAGAACAAGGTTGAACCTTTGAACTTGTCGGAGGTGATTTGGTTGAAGCATCGTATTGCAACTGCTGGTATCGGCCTGGCTCCTAGGGAGGGTGCCAGTGAAATGTCGATTCTGAGGAGATCCTGTTGATACCAGGGTTTCTTCCAGACTCGGTTTAGGCGGGCCAGTTTAGGAAGTCTGTGTCCGGTGAATCCTTGGTACAAAGATTTCGCTATTTCCGGTAATGTGCAGTTGTTTCCCGATGTTCTCTCCAGGTAACTCAAAGACCTGCGTACGAATTTAatttctaaattcagttccagaattcagtttcagaattcaaaaccTACGAACTTAATTCTGGAAcaagatttttgaactgaattcagttccagaatcaaacTCTAATGGGATTCGATAGCcggaacgagaaaaaaaaacttgtagaaCTTGACTAAGGTTTAATGGATCACATCTGGATCATAGGGCTTACAAGTTtggaataaattttaaaattttcctaaCAACTTGGTCGTTGCTATTAGAAACTATTGTTGCCAATAGCGATCCGAATAGCCGATTGCTACTTAAATAAAACCCCCTCTCAATCTGATATTCCTAGACGTTTTACCAGTTTTTGCAAGCGACATACCGCCATTGGTTTGGTGAAAAGATCAGCCAGCTGTTCAGCAGTCCTCAAGTACTCAATGTTCAACTTTTCACTTCAAACATGTTCTCGAACAAAATGATGCTTCACATCGATGTGCTTTCACAGTTTTGATTCGCAATGTCTGGCCATTCCAATACAACCCTGATTATCTTCGTAGATAGTAACTGGGTTACTGGAACTCAGGTTTAAATCACAGACTAATCTATGCTTAAATCACCTAGGATTCAAGATATCCAAATTGTTTCTGAAACGTCTGAGCTAAGAGCAATATATTCAGCTTCACTTGACAACGTCGCAACTGTATTTTGTTTCTTGTTCAACCAGCTGACAGGATTGCCGAATACGAAGAATACGTATCAGATGCCCAATCTGCATCAACATAACATATCAATGGTTCTCCTGTATTCTCCTGTATTCTAAGT
This genomic window contains:
- the LOC131427047 gene encoding dual oxidase maturation factor 1, whose protein sequence is MKGWFDAFRDDGAPTLYSFSNRTPVTGDVSIVAVCVMFATIYLAFLVIFPGVRKQRFTTFTSVTLSLFVGLVILVTRLGSAWHVAHSTIVAPYKAFSREKLPAKLGAHIGLMHINITLVALPVGNWTPPDIDFNEQFSWNQANDMGNSYRNALQRGLPYPILTVAEYFSLGQEGFAWGGQYRAAGYYASILLWASFASWLLMNLLLVAVPRYGAYTMTLTGILLIGASIGYSMMLPKRPLTIYIEGGHISFQLGWCFWLVLVAGVLCLTIGLVISVIDLVWPHRFSTILEVYYDTPYDRHVILEESHDVRYRKRNSKGLEDPPGLGSRILRRLSSKTRDQSNDKTGIENRGFQHDVPKSPWRYPFRRLQQTPPQGIQRTISQDSNSSIASAAAMSPSLHKVALSRMLPKPPLERTREISNW